The following proteins come from a genomic window of Citrobacter europaeus:
- a CDS encoding glycine cleavage system protein T, with the protein MKDIVLQSKLEMAKTLYANGVSLYYISLATGLSWRVLMTELTFIASHEIIRQKTDARKPRV; encoded by the coding sequence TTGAAAGATATTGTTTTGCAGTCGAAACTTGAAATGGCGAAAACTCTTTATGCTAATGGTGTGAGTTTATATTATATCTCACTGGCTACAGGCTTAAGTTGGCGTGTATTAATGACAGAATTAACGTTTATCGCCAGTCATGAAATTATTCGGCAAAAAACTGACGCTCGCAAACCCAGAGTTTAA
- the glgP gene encoding glycogen phosphorylase, whose translation MYISPLPLATDSDVDKLRDDIANKLLFTVGKDPAIATKREWLNATLYAVRDRMVERWHRSNRAQFSQDARQVYYLSMEFLIGRTLSNALLSLGIYDEIRSALEAMGLELEELIDEENDPGLGNGGLGRLAACFLDSLATLGLPGCGYGIRYNYGMFKQNIVNGVQKESLDYWLEYGNPWEFKRHNTHYKVRFGGRLQQEGNKTRWLETEDILAVAHDQIIPGYATDTTNTLRLWNVQVNSEVNAGKLNQQEDFATEVENKYHFDRISRVLYPDDSTDAGRELRLRQAYFLASATIQDILSRHYQLHRTYDNLCDKIAIHLNDTHPVLAIPELMRLLIDHHQFSWDNAFDVTCQIFSYTNHTLMSEALETWPVEMLSRILPRHLQIIFEINDRFLKTLQERYRDDSELLQRVSLIDESNGRVVRMAWLAVVVSHKVNGVSALHSKLMTDSLFADFARIFPLRFTNVTNGVTARRWLALANPALANVLDDNIGESWRTQLMQLGELKQYIDYPTVNEAVRRAKHENKQRLAQHIASHYGVVVDPNALFDVQVKRIHEYKRQLMNVLHVITRYNRIKAAPDANWVPRVNIFAGKAASSYYMAKQIIRLINDVAQLVNNDPQTGGKLKVVFIPDYSVSLAQLIIPAADLSEQISLAGTEASGTSNMKFGMNGALTIGTLDGANIEMREYVGEDNIFIFGNTANQVEALRCDGYDPRRIFENDEELHQALTQIGTGMFSPQEPGRYRDVLDSLINFGDNYQVLADYRSYVDCQDAVDELYRTPREWTTKTMHNIANMGYFSSDRTVQEYADHIWRIAKIRV comes from the coding sequence ATGTATATTTCGCCACTACCGCTCGCGACGGACTCTGATGTTGATAAACTGAGAGACGATATTGCTAATAAACTCTTATTTACTGTTGGCAAAGATCCCGCCATCGCGACGAAGCGGGAGTGGCTTAATGCGACGTTATATGCGGTTCGCGATCGAATGGTCGAGCGTTGGCACCGTTCTAATCGGGCTCAATTCTCTCAGGATGCGCGCCAGGTTTATTATCTGTCGATGGAGTTTTTAATTGGCCGCACGCTGTCGAATGCGCTGCTGTCGTTAGGTATTTACGATGAAATCAGAAGCGCGCTGGAGGCAATGGGACTTGAACTGGAAGAGTTGATTGACGAAGAAAACGATCCCGGACTTGGGAATGGCGGTCTTGGTCGTCTGGCGGCTTGTTTCCTTGATTCTCTGGCAACGCTTGGCCTGCCGGGATGTGGATACGGCATTCGCTATAACTACGGTATGTTTAAACAAAATATCGTCAACGGCGTACAAAAAGAGTCGCTGGACTATTGGTTAGAATACGGTAATCCGTGGGAATTCAAACGTCATAATACACATTATAAAGTGCGTTTTGGCGGGCGACTGCAACAAGAAGGGAATAAAACCCGCTGGCTTGAAACTGAAGATATTCTGGCGGTGGCCCATGACCAAATTATTCCCGGCTATGCGACGGATACCACCAACACATTACGGTTGTGGAACGTTCAGGTAAATAGTGAGGTTAATGCGGGCAAACTAAATCAGCAGGAAGACTTTGCTACGGAAGTGGAAAACAAATACCACTTTGATCGGATCTCGCGAGTACTGTACCCGGATGATTCGACCGATGCAGGACGTGAGCTGCGTTTACGCCAGGCCTATTTCCTGGCATCGGCTACGATTCAGGACATCCTGAGCCGTCATTATCAGTTGCACCGCACATACGATAATCTGTGCGATAAAATCGCGATTCACCTCAATGATACGCATCCAGTGCTGGCGATCCCTGAGCTGATGCGTTTGCTGATTGATCATCACCAGTTTAGTTGGGATAACGCGTTTGACGTGACCTGTCAGATTTTTTCTTATACCAACCATACATTGATGAGTGAGGCGCTGGAAACCTGGCCGGTAGAAATGTTAAGTCGAATTTTGCCGCGTCATTTGCAGATTATTTTTGAGATAAACGATCGCTTCCTGAAGACGTTACAGGAGCGCTATCGCGATGACAGCGAACTGTTGCAGCGCGTATCGCTGATTGATGAATCTAATGGGCGCGTGGTGCGCATGGCCTGGCTGGCGGTGGTTGTCAGTCATAAGGTAAATGGCGTGTCGGCGTTGCATTCAAAGCTGATGACCGACTCCCTGTTTGCTGACTTTGCGCGTATCTTTCCTTTGCGTTTCACCAACGTAACCAACGGTGTTACGGCGCGGCGTTGGTTGGCGCTGGCAAACCCTGCGCTAGCCAATGTACTGGATGATAATATTGGTGAAAGCTGGCGGACCCAATTAATGCAATTAGGCGAGTTGAAGCAGTATATAGACTATCCGACGGTGAATGAGGCGGTACGCCGGGCGAAGCATGAAAATAAGCAGCGACTGGCGCAACATATTGCCAGCCATTACGGCGTGGTGGTGGATCCAAATGCGCTGTTTGATGTGCAGGTGAAACGTATTCACGAATACAAGCGGCAGCTTATGAATGTGCTTCACGTGATCACGCGCTATAACCGGATTAAAGCCGCGCCGGATGCCAATTGGGTTCCACGTGTCAATATTTTTGCCGGAAAAGCCGCCTCGTCTTACTACATGGCGAAGCAAATTATTCGCTTAATTAACGATGTGGCGCAGCTAGTCAATAATGACCCGCAAACAGGCGGCAAACTGAAGGTGGTCTTTATTCCGGATTACAGCGTTAGTCTTGCTCAGCTAATTATTCCGGCTGCCGATCTGTCAGAACAAATTTCCCTGGCCGGGACGGAAGCCTCCGGGACCAGCAATATGAAATTTGGTATGAATGGCGCGTTGACCATTGGCACGCTCGACGGTGCGAATATTGAAATGCGCGAATATGTTGGGGAAGATAACATCTTCATCTTTGGTAACACGGCTAATCAGGTTGAAGCCTTACGATGTGATGGCTATGACCCGCGACGGATCTTTGAAAATGATGAAGAACTGCACCAGGCGCTGACGCAAATCGGTACAGGTATGTTCAGCCCGCAGGAGCCTGGACGTTACAGAGACGTGCTGGATTCATTGATCAACTTTGGTGACAACTACCAGGTGTTGGCGGATTACCGCAGCTATGTGGACTGCCAGGATGCGGTGGATGAGTTGTATCGAACTCCTCGCGAGTGGACGACAAAGACGATGCATAATATTGCCAACATGGGGTATTTCTCATCGGACAGAACGGTGCAGGAATATGCCGACCATATCTGGCGCATAGCTAAAATTCGCGTATAG
- a CDS encoding LysR family transcriptional regulator yields MSKANDAEKIRTLSKIDLNLLTIFCLIYSVGSISRVADMLNISPSAVSQSLRKLREMMGDNLFVRSGNALLPTVYSDELYDNTIPIIDKLSSLMPLSTPAAKKRLTLYTESFISPIVIPEVTARIIDTDADISLLHLTADLNEQSIIELLNMRQADAVFSTFSVESASLSCQKICDMRLVLAASKNNALYGSTISEAQFRNANLVGYNTKNEKIIYHRSIVDKKFRTGERCLLTSSFTAILTIVSNTHCIGVIPEKVFATHAHLYGLKKINTPFPLPQFSVFASSRKDSNTHKILSPILADLQTASLL; encoded by the coding sequence ATGTCGAAAGCAAATGATGCAGAGAAAATTCGCACGCTATCAAAAATTGATCTCAATCTACTGACGATTTTCTGCTTGATCTATAGCGTCGGCAGCATTTCCAGGGTCGCGGACATGTTGAACATTTCGCCCTCTGCCGTCAGCCAGTCCCTGAGAAAACTGCGAGAAATGATGGGGGATAATCTGTTCGTCCGCAGCGGAAATGCGCTGTTACCGACGGTCTACTCTGATGAGCTTTATGATAATACAATCCCAATTATCGACAAACTGTCGTCGCTGATGCCGCTTTCCACGCCTGCCGCCAAAAAAAGGCTAACGCTCTACACGGAATCTTTTATTTCCCCTATCGTCATTCCTGAAGTTACCGCCAGGATAATCGATACCGACGCCGATATCAGTCTCCTGCACCTCACCGCCGACCTGAATGAACAGAGCATTATTGAGTTATTGAATATGCGCCAGGCAGATGCCGTTTTTTCAACTTTTTCCGTTGAGTCAGCAAGCCTTTCATGCCAGAAAATATGCGATATGCGGCTGGTACTGGCGGCATCAAAAAATAACGCTTTATACGGCAGCACCATTAGTGAAGCGCAATTCAGAAACGCGAACCTGGTGGGTTATAATACCAAGAATGAAAAAATCATTTACCATCGCAGCATTGTGGATAAAAAATTCAGAACCGGGGAGCGCTGCCTGCTTACCTCATCATTTACGGCGATACTGACGATTGTCTCCAATACCCATTGTATAGGGGTGATCCCGGAAAAGGTATTTGCAACACATGCTCATCTGTATGGGCTGAAAAAAATAAACACGCCGTTTCCCCTGCCGCAATTTAGTGTGTTTGCTTCATCGCGCAAAGACAGCAATACCCATAAGATCCTCTCCCCCATTCTCGCCGATTTGCAAACTGCCTCCCTGTTATAA
- the bssR gene encoding biofilm formation regulator BssR → MVVDRLRTDLLNKLINARIELAAYLLLRKAKGYMSVSESDRLRDNFFVLNRELHEQSQLHGMHLDQEEWNALHRAEGALAAAAVCLMSGHHDCPTFIAVNAEKLENCLTTLTLSIQCLQSYPTLEHV, encoded by the coding sequence ATGGTTGTTGACAGACTGAGAACCGATCTTCTCAACAAATTGATAAACGCCCGTATCGAACTTGCCGCTTATCTGCTGTTGAGAAAAGCGAAAGGCTACATGTCAGTTAGCGAGAGCGATCGTCTGCGTGATAATTTTTTTGTGCTGAATCGCGAATTGCACGAACAATCACAGCTTCACGGTATGCATCTTGATCAGGAAGAGTGGAATGCCCTTCATCGTGCTGAAGGGGCGTTAGCCGCCGCAGCTGTTTGTCTTATGAGTGGACATCACGATTGTCCAACCTTCATCGCCGTTAACGCAGAGAAACTGGAAAACTGCCTGACAACGCTGACGCTGAGTATCCAGTGTTTGCAATCTTATCCAACGCTGGAACACGTCTGA
- a CDS encoding PQQ-dependent sugar dehydrogenase, with product MRRLFLCTIPLALFSTYAAAVKVEVLQTKLDHPWSLAFLPDNRGMLITLKGGQLRLWQPDKGISDPLTGVPKVWANGQGGLLDVALAPDFAQSRRVWLSFAEADSEGKAGTAVGYGRLSDDLKHLQGFQTVFRQQPKLSTGNHFGGRMVFDGNGYLFIGLGENNQRASAQDLDKLQGKVVRLTDEGKIPPDNPFVGKTGERAEIWSYGIRNPQGMAMNPWSDTLWLNEHGPRGGDEINIPEKGKNYGWPIATWGVNYSGLKIPEAKGQIVAGTEQPIFYWEKSPAVSGMAFYNSDAFPQWRQKLFIGALKDKELIVLSVKGNTVTEDGRLLQERGQRIRDVRVGPDGYLYVLTDESDGELLKVSP from the coding sequence ATGCGTCGACTCTTTCTCTGTACTATTCCACTTGCGCTATTTTCCACTTATGCCGCCGCGGTAAAAGTGGAAGTGCTGCAAACCAAACTCGATCACCCGTGGTCGCTGGCTTTTTTACCCGACAATCGCGGTATGCTCATTACGCTTAAAGGCGGCCAGCTTCGACTCTGGCAGCCAGATAAGGGGATTTCCGACCCACTGACCGGCGTGCCCAAAGTCTGGGCAAATGGTCAGGGAGGACTGCTTGATGTGGCGTTAGCACCGGATTTTGCACAATCTCGCCGGGTATGGCTGAGCTTTGCTGAAGCTGATAGTGAAGGTAAAGCCGGCACGGCGGTAGGTTACGGGCGGCTGAGCGACGATCTCAAACATCTGCAAGGATTCCAGACCGTTTTTCGCCAACAGCCGAAGCTCTCTACCGGAAACCATTTTGGCGGACGTATGGTATTTGATGGTAACGGCTATCTGTTTATTGGCCTCGGTGAGAATAACCAACGAGCCAGCGCACAGGATCTGGATAAGCTGCAGGGTAAGGTGGTACGACTGACCGACGAGGGGAAAATTCCGCCGGATAATCCGTTTGTGGGCAAGACAGGGGAGCGGGCAGAGATTTGGTCATATGGTATCCGCAATCCGCAGGGCATGGCGATGAATCCCTGGAGCGATACCCTGTGGCTCAATGAGCATGGTCCACGCGGGGGCGATGAAATCAATATCCCGGAGAAAGGGAAAAACTACGGCTGGCCGATCGCGACCTGGGGTGTTAACTACAGCGGTCTTAAAATTCCGGAAGCAAAAGGTCAAATTGTTGCTGGCACTGAGCAACCCATCTTTTACTGGGAAAAGTCACCGGCAGTCAGTGGAATGGCTTTTTATAACAGCGACGCCTTCCCTCAGTGGCGGCAGAAGTTGTTCATCGGCGCGTTGAAAGATAAAGAACTGATTGTGCTGAGCGTCAAAGGGAATACCGTCACCGAAGACGGTCGTCTTTTACAGGAACGGGGGCAGCGGATCCGTGATGTCCGCGTCGGACCAGACGGTTATTTATATGTATTAACCGACGAGTCCGACGGGGAATTACTAAAAGTGAGTCCCTGA
- a CDS encoding glutathione S-transferase family protein has translation MITLWGRNNSTNVKKVLWTLEELELPYNQILAGGQHGGNRDADYLALNPNGLVPLLRDDETGVVLWESNTIVRYLAAQYGQKRLWIDAPAARAVGEKWMDWANQTLSPAHRVILFGLVRTPADQRDTAAIEAGAQVCDNLFAILDNALADQSWFSGAEFGTADIAVAPFIYNLFNVGLSWTPRPHLERWYQQLTERPAFQKVVMIPVS, from the coding sequence ATGATTACACTGTGGGGTCGCAATAACTCGACCAACGTAAAAAAAGTATTGTGGACGCTCGAGGAACTGGAACTGCCGTATAACCAAATTCTGGCGGGCGGACAGCATGGCGGTAACCGCGATGCCGACTATCTGGCACTGAACCCCAACGGACTTGTCCCGCTGCTACGCGATGATGAAACGGGCGTTGTTCTGTGGGAATCCAATACCATTGTCCGCTATCTGGCCGCTCAGTACGGACAAAAGCGTTTGTGGATTGATGCTCCGGCTGCGCGCGCTGTCGGTGAAAAATGGATGGACTGGGCGAACCAGACGCTAAGCCCTGCGCATCGGGTTATCTTATTTGGTCTGGTCAGAACACCTGCCGATCAGCGCGACACGGCGGCCATCGAGGCGGGCGCTCAGGTTTGCGATAACCTGTTTGCCATTCTGGATAACGCGCTGGCGGACCAGTCATGGTTCTCCGGAGCTGAATTTGGTACCGCAGATATTGCCGTTGCGCCGTTCATCTACAACCTGTTCAATGTTGGCCTGAGCTGGACCCCACGCCCACATCTGGAGCGCTGGTATCAACAACTGACCGAGCGCCCGGCGTTTCAAAAAGTCGTGATGATCCCGGTCAGCTAA
- the dacC gene encoding serine-type D-Ala-D-Ala carboxypeptidase, with translation MTQYFSSLRSFAAGSALLILLAPTVQAAEQPTAPPSVDARAWILMDYASGKVLAEGNADEKLDPASLTKIMTSYVVGQALKAGKINLNDMVTVGKDAWATGNPALRGSSVMFLKPGDQVAVSDLNKGVIIQSGNDACIALADYVAGSQESFIGLMNGYAKKLGLTNTTFQTVHGLDAAGQFSTARDMALLGKALIHDVPEEYAIHKEKEFTFNKIRQPNRNRLLWSTNLNVDGMKTGTTAGAGYNLVASATQGDMRLISVVLGAKTDRIRFNESEKLLTWGFRFFETVTPIKPDATFVTQRVWFGDKSEVNLGAGEAGSVTIPRGQLKNLKASFTLTEPQLTAPLKKGQVVGTIDFQLNGKSIEQRPLMVMEDVEEGGFFSRMWDFVMMKFHQWFGGWFS, from the coding sequence ATGACGCAATACTTCTCTTCACTTCGCAGCTTTGCTGCAGGTTCTGCACTCTTAATCCTCTTGGCGCCGACCGTACAGGCGGCGGAGCAACCGACGGCCCCACCGAGCGTGGACGCGCGCGCGTGGATCCTGATGGATTACGCCAGCGGCAAAGTGCTGGCGGAAGGTAATGCTGATGAGAAACTGGACCCTGCCAGTCTGACCAAAATCATGACCAGCTATGTGGTTGGTCAGGCGCTAAAGGCCGGGAAAATTAACCTCAACGACATGGTCACGGTGGGCAAAGACGCCTGGGCAACCGGTAACCCGGCCCTGCGCGGTTCGTCGGTCATGTTCCTCAAACCTGGCGATCAGGTTGCGGTGTCCGATCTGAACAAAGGCGTTATTATTCAGTCCGGGAACGATGCCTGTATTGCACTTGCTGATTACGTTGCCGGTAGTCAGGAATCCTTCATTGGCCTGATGAACGGCTACGCGAAAAAACTGGGGCTGACCAACACCACTTTCCAGACGGTGCATGGCCTGGATGCCGCAGGACAGTTCAGTACCGCACGTGATATGGCGCTGCTCGGGAAAGCGCTCATCCACGATGTACCGGAAGAGTATGCTATCCACAAAGAGAAAGAGTTTACCTTTAATAAAATCCGCCAGCCGAACCGCAACCGTCTGTTGTGGAGTACCAACCTGAACGTGGACGGTATGAAAACCGGGACCACTGCCGGGGCGGGATACAACCTGGTGGCTTCCGCAACTCAGGGCGATATGCGCCTGATCTCCGTGGTGCTGGGAGCGAAAACCGACCGCATTCGTTTTAATGAGTCAGAAAAGCTGCTGACCTGGGGCTTCCGCTTCTTTGAAACCGTTACGCCGATCAAGCCGGATGCGACTTTCGTGACCCAGCGCGTCTGGTTTGGTGATAAGAGCGAAGTTAATTTGGGCGCTGGAGAAGCGGGTTCGGTGACCATCCCGCGTGGTCAGCTCAAAAACCTGAAGGCCAGCTTTACCCTCACCGAGCCACAGTTAACCGCGCCGCTGAAGAAAGGTCAGGTTGTGGGCACTATCGACTTCCAGTTGAACGGGAAATCCATCGAGCAGCGTCCGCTGATGGTGATGGAAGACGTTGAAGAGGGCGGATTCTTTAGCCGCATGTGGGACTTTGTGATGATGAAATTCCACCAGTGGTTTGGTGGCTGGTTCTCTTAA
- the deoR gene encoding DNA-binding transcriptional repressor DeoR, whose amino-acid sequence METRRDERIGQLLQALKRSDKLHLKEAATLLGVSEMTIRRDLNNNDAPVVLLGGYIVLEPRSANHYLISDQKSRLVDEKRRAALQAASLVQAHQTIFFDCGTTTPWIIEAIDNEVPFTAICYSLNTFLVLQEKPQCRVILCGGEFHASNAIFKPLDFQETLNNLCPDIAFYSAAGVHIEKGATCFNLEELPVKHWAMSMAQHHVLVVDHSKFGKVRPARMGEVKCFDTIISDSRPDEAFVEYAKAQRIKLIY is encoded by the coding sequence ATGGAAACTCGACGCGATGAGCGTATTGGTCAATTACTGCAGGCGCTGAAACGCAGCGATAAATTACACCTCAAAGAAGCCGCGACGCTGCTGGGTGTATCCGAGATGACCATTCGTCGCGACCTGAATAATAACGATGCTCCCGTCGTCCTGCTCGGGGGCTATATTGTTCTGGAACCCCGCAGCGCAAATCACTATTTAATCAGCGATCAAAAATCCCGGCTGGTTGATGAAAAACGCCGCGCCGCCCTACAGGCGGCAAGCCTCGTTCAGGCGCACCAGACCATCTTTTTCGACTGTGGCACCACCACGCCGTGGATCATTGAAGCCATCGACAATGAAGTGCCTTTCACCGCAATCTGCTACTCGTTAAATACGTTTCTGGTGTTGCAGGAAAAACCGCAGTGCCGCGTTATTCTGTGTGGTGGCGAATTCCATGCCAGCAACGCGATTTTCAAACCGCTCGATTTCCAGGAAACGCTGAACAATCTGTGTCCGGATATCGCCTTTTATTCCGCGGCAGGCGTTCATATTGAGAAAGGCGCGACCTGTTTTAACCTGGAAGAGCTGCCGGTGAAACACTGGGCGATGTCGATGGCGCAGCATCACGTGCTGGTGGTCGATCACAGCAAATTTGGTAAGGTGCGCCCTGCGAGGATGGGTGAAGTAAAATGCTTTGATACCATCATCAGCGACAGCCGTCCTGACGAGGCGTTTGTTGAGTACGCGAAAGCGCAACGTATAAAGCTGATTTATTAA
- the ybjG gene encoding undecaprenyl-diphosphate phosphatase, translated as MLENLNNSLFYLINATPDSAQWMISLAIFIAKDLINIVPLLAVVLWLWGPRDQVMLQRQLVIKMAIALIVGLTISWLMGHLFPHDRPFVNHIGYNFLHHAADDSFPSDHGTVIFTFALAFLFWHRLWTGALLMGVAVAIAWSRVYLGVHWPLDMLGGLLAGLIGCLSAQMIWQRFGAPLYLGLQNCYRACFALPIRKGWVRD; from the coding sequence ATGCTGGAAAATCTGAACAACTCACTTTTTTATCTCATCAATGCCACGCCGGACTCTGCGCAATGGATGATATCGCTGGCGATTTTTATTGCCAAAGACCTGATTAACATCGTGCCATTGTTAGCCGTTGTACTTTGGCTTTGGGGACCGCGCGACCAGGTTATGCTCCAGCGTCAGTTGGTCATCAAAATGGCGATTGCGCTCATCGTCGGGCTGACGATTTCATGGCTGATGGGACATCTGTTCCCCCACGATCGTCCGTTTGTTAACCACATCGGTTACAACTTCCTGCATCATGCAGCGGATGACTCTTTCCCGAGCGATCACGGTACGGTTATCTTTACCTTTGCCCTCGCTTTCCTGTTCTGGCATCGCCTTTGGACGGGCGCTCTGCTGATGGGCGTTGCCGTAGCAATTGCCTGGTCGCGGGTCTACCTTGGCGTACACTGGCCGCTGGATATGCTGGGAGGATTACTCGCCGGACTGATTGGCTGTCTGAGTGCCCAGATGATCTGGCAGCGCTTTGGCGCACCCCTGTATCTCGGCTTGCAAAATTGCTATCGCGCCTGCTTCGCTCTGCCCATCCGTAAAGGCTGGGTGCGTGACTAA
- a CDS encoding MFS transporter: MQNRLSSGARLGRQALLFPLCLVLYEFSTYIGNDMIQPGMLAVVEQYNAGLDWVPTSMTAYLAGGMFLQWLLGPLSDRIGRRPVMLTGVLWFIVTCLATLLAQNIEQFTFLRFLQGISLCFIGAVGYAAIQESFEEAVCIKITALMANVALIAPLLGPLVGAAWVHILPWEGMFILFAALAAISFFGLQRAMPETATRLGEKLSIKELGKDYKLVLRNVRFVAGALALGFVSLPLLAWIAQSPIIIISGEHLSSYEYGLLQVPIFGALIAGNLVLARLTSRKTVRSLIIMGGWPIAVGLVIAAAATVVSSHAYLWMTAGLSIYAFGIGVANAGLVRLTLFASEMSKGTVSAAMGMLQMLIFTVGIELSKHAYLLGGNGLFSLFNLASGVLWLILMVIFLKDKRVGDSREG; encoded by the coding sequence ATGCAGAACCGTTTATCTTCAGGCGCCCGTTTGGGGCGTCAGGCATTACTTTTCCCTCTCTGTCTGGTGCTTTACGAATTCTCTACTTATATCGGCAACGATATGATCCAGCCCGGAATGTTGGCGGTGGTGGAGCAATATAACGCCGGATTAGATTGGGTACCCACATCGATGACCGCCTATCTGGCTGGCGGCATGTTTTTGCAGTGGTTGTTAGGACCGCTGTCGGATCGTATTGGACGTCGCCCGGTGATGTTAACCGGTGTGCTGTGGTTCATTGTGACCTGCCTTGCGACCCTGCTTGCGCAGAATATTGAGCAGTTTACCTTCCTGCGTTTTTTACAAGGGATAAGCCTGTGCTTTATTGGCGCGGTGGGTTACGCCGCAATTCAGGAATCTTTTGAAGAAGCGGTGTGCATAAAAATAACCGCGTTGATGGCAAACGTAGCGCTGATTGCGCCACTTCTGGGTCCGTTGGTCGGCGCAGCCTGGGTACATATTCTGCCGTGGGAAGGGATGTTTATCCTGTTTGCCGCTCTTGCCGCCATCTCCTTTTTTGGTCTGCAACGGGCGATGCCGGAAACGGCAACCCGACTTGGCGAAAAGTTATCCATTAAAGAGCTGGGCAAAGATTATAAGTTGGTGCTGAGGAATGTGCGCTTCGTGGCTGGTGCGTTGGCATTGGGGTTTGTCAGCCTGCCGTTACTGGCGTGGATTGCGCAGTCGCCGATTATCATCATTAGCGGTGAACATCTCAGCAGCTACGAATATGGCCTGTTGCAGGTGCCGATTTTTGGCGCGCTGATTGCCGGTAACCTGGTTCTGGCGCGCCTGACTTCGCGCAAAACCGTACGTTCGCTGATTATCATGGGCGGCTGGCCAATCGCCGTCGGGCTGGTGATTGCCGCAGCGGCTACGGTGGTATCATCCCATGCATATCTATGGATGACGGCAGGTTTGAGCATCTATGCGTTTGGCATTGGCGTGGCGAATGCGGGACTGGTACGTCTGACGCTGTTCGCCAGTGAAATGAGTAAAGGTACGGTTTCCGCCGCCATGGGGATGTTGCAGATGCTGATTTTTACCGTTGGTATCGAGTTGAGTAAACACGCTTATCTGCTGGGAGGGAACGGTTTGTTCAGCCTGTTCAATCTGGCAAGCGGCGTACTGTGGCTGATTCTGATGGTTATCTTCCTGAAAGATAAACGGGTAGGGGATTCACGGGAAGGTTAA
- a CDS encoding Cof-type HAD-IIB family hydrolase encodes MSIKLIAVDMDGTFLSDQKTYNRERFMAQYRQMKEQGIRFVVASGNQYYQLISFFPELASEISFVAENGGWVVSEGEDVFNGELAKDDFHAIVQHLLTRTDIDIIACGKSSAYTLKQYSDEHKTVSAMYYHRLEFVDNFDDLNDVFFKFGLNISDDRIPQVQADLHEAIGDIMVPVHTGYGSIDLIIPGVHKANGLRLLQHRWNINDDEVVVFGDGGNDIEMLRQAGFSFAMANAHEPVIQAAKYRAGSNNEEAVLDIIDRVLKNEAPFTH; translated from the coding sequence ATGAGTATCAAATTAATTGCGGTCGACATGGACGGCACATTTTTAAGCGACCAAAAAACCTATAACCGTGAGCGCTTTATGGCGCAATATCGTCAGATGAAAGAACAAGGGATCCGCTTCGTGGTCGCCAGCGGCAACCAGTATTACCAGCTCATCTCCTTTTTCCCTGAACTGGCCAGTGAAATCTCTTTTGTTGCCGAAAACGGCGGTTGGGTGGTCAGTGAAGGCGAAGATGTTTTTAACGGCGAGCTGGCGAAAGACGATTTTCATGCCATCGTGCAGCATCTGCTGACCCGCACGGACATCGACATTATCGCCTGTGGTAAAAGCAGCGCCTATACGCTGAAGCAGTACAGCGACGAGCATAAAACTGTTTCCGCCATGTATTATCATCGTCTTGAATTTGTAGATAATTTTGACGATCTTAACGACGTTTTCTTCAAGTTCGGGTTGAATATTTCCGACGACCGTATCCCGCAGGTGCAGGCTGATCTGCATGAAGCCATTGGCGACATTATGGTGCCGGTGCATACCGGCTACGGCAGTATCGATTTAATTATTCCCGGCGTGCATAAGGCAAATGGTCTGCGCCTGCTGCAACACCGCTGGAATATTAACGACGATGAGGTTGTTGTGTTTGGCGATGGCGGAAATGATATTGAGATGCTGCGTCAGGCAGGATTTAGTTTTGCAATGGCCAACGCCCATGAGCCGGTTATCCAGGCGGCTAAATATCGCGCGGGGTCGAACAACGAAGAGGCTGTGCTGGATATTATCGACCGCGTGTTAAAGAATGAAGCACCGTTTACGCATTAA